From Agromyces sp. SYSU T00194, a single genomic window includes:
- the murJ gene encoding murein biosynthesis integral membrane protein MurJ: MAGGDIGRASVFLASGTIVSRLLGFVRSIVLAAAIGLVGSASADAFAVANQLPNTVYTIVAGGVLTAVLVPQIVRAGMQQDGGAAYINKLLTIALVILGAATLVATLAAPLLTLLYGTQLDPDTLALATAFAWWCLPQIFFYGLYTLLGEVLNARKSFGPYTWSPVLNNVVALAGLAALMIVYGADPDGTRDPSAWTPDMIAVLGGTATLGVAAQALVLFWFWRRIGLRYRPDFRWRGVGLGDAGRMASWTFGMLLLTTFAGIVQTNVAGIASDSAASVATLAPAWLIFMLPHSVIAVSIGTAYFTRMSEHAAAGDTVRLRDDIGSAIRGVGLLMVVSAAIMIVCAYPMAAVFAPGNFASVSAFGNVIIGYLIGLVPFSTLFLVQRSFYALGDTRTPFFFTLFQVVFFVGLALACAALPVDLIAVGIAVSTSVAGTAQLGLALILLRRRLGLLGFRAVIISFIRDAVAVVAPMLLGVVLLIVLGGTMAGGFAVDTRLGAIVSMLVIGAAMGLLYVGGLWVLRSPELRTFTAPVVARLRRR; encoded by the coding sequence ATGGCGGGCGGTGACATCGGGCGCGCGAGCGTCTTCCTGGCGTCGGGGACCATCGTCTCGCGCCTCCTCGGGTTCGTGCGGTCGATCGTGCTCGCGGCGGCGATCGGCCTGGTCGGCTCCGCGAGCGCCGACGCGTTCGCGGTGGCGAACCAGCTGCCGAACACCGTCTACACGATCGTCGCGGGCGGCGTGCTCACCGCCGTGCTGGTGCCGCAGATCGTGCGCGCGGGGATGCAGCAGGACGGCGGCGCTGCCTACATCAACAAGCTCCTCACGATCGCGCTCGTCATCCTCGGTGCGGCGACCCTGGTCGCCACCCTCGCGGCGCCGCTCCTCACGCTGCTGTACGGCACGCAACTCGACCCGGACACCCTGGCGCTGGCCACCGCCTTCGCCTGGTGGTGCCTCCCGCAGATCTTCTTCTACGGGCTCTACACGCTGCTCGGCGAGGTGCTGAACGCCCGCAAGAGCTTCGGGCCGTACACCTGGTCGCCGGTCCTGAACAACGTCGTGGCCCTCGCGGGCCTCGCCGCGCTCATGATCGTCTATGGCGCCGACCCCGACGGCACCCGCGACCCCAGCGCCTGGACGCCCGACATGATCGCGGTCCTCGGCGGCACCGCGACGCTCGGCGTGGCCGCGCAGGCGCTGGTGCTGTTCTGGTTCTGGCGCCGCATCGGCCTGCGCTACCGCCCCGACTTCCGGTGGCGCGGCGTCGGCCTCGGCGACGCGGGCCGCATGGCGAGCTGGACGTTCGGGATGCTGCTGCTCACGACGTTCGCCGGCATCGTGCAGACGAACGTCGCGGGCATCGCGTCGGACTCGGCCGCATCGGTGGCGACGCTCGCGCCCGCCTGGCTCATCTTCATGCTGCCGCACTCGGTCATCGCCGTCTCGATCGGCACGGCCTACTTCACCCGCATGAGCGAGCACGCGGCGGCGGGCGACACGGTGCGCCTGCGGGACGACATCGGCAGCGCGATCCGCGGGGTCGGCCTGCTGATGGTGGTGTCGGCCGCGATCATGATCGTGTGCGCCTACCCGATGGCGGCGGTGTTCGCGCCGGGGAACTTCGCCAGCGTGTCCGCGTTCGGCAACGTGATCATCGGCTACCTCATCGGCCTGGTGCCGTTCAGCACCCTGTTCCTCGTGCAGCGGTCGTTCTACGCGCTGGGCGACACCCGCACGCCCTTCTTCTTCACGCTCTTCCAGGTCGTGTTCTTCGTCGGGCTGGCGCTCGCGTGCGCCGCGCTCCCGGTCGACCTGATCGCCGTCGGCATCGCGGTGTCGACCTCGGTCGCAGGCACCGCGCAACTCGGGCTCGCGCTCATCCTCCTGCGCCGACGGTTGGGCCTGCTCGGGTTCCGTGCGGTCATCATCAGCTTCATCCGCGACGCGGTCGCCGTCGTGGCGCCGATGCTCCTCGGCGTCGTGCTGCTGATCGTGCTGGGCGGCACCATGGCGGGCGGCTTCGCGGTCGACACCCGGCTCGGCGCGATCGTGTCGATGCTGGTGATCGGCGCGGCGATGGGACTGCTCTACGTCGGCGGGCTGTGGGTGCTCCGGTCGCCGGAGCTGCGCACCTTCACGGCGCCCGTCGTGGCGCGACTCCGCCGCCGCTGA
- the trxB gene encoding thioredoxin-disulfide reductase, with the protein MRDVIIIGSGPAGFTAAIYAARAELRPMLVASSVEVGGELMNTTEVENFPGFPEGIMGPELMGRMQAQAERFGTEVVYDDVVKLELDGDVKRVTLGGGEVHEARTVIYATGSAYRKLGLPEEDRLSGHGLSWCATCDGFFFKEKAIAVVGGGDSAMEEATFLTRFASKVYVIHRREELRASKIMQQRAFDDPKIEFVWNAEIAAIHGTDAVTGVTLRDTVTGDERGLDLDGLFVAIGNDPRVHLVHGQLDLTTEGTVAVQGRSSKTSLPGVFAAGDVLDPTYRQAVTAAGSGTVAALDAEHYLAALADAEAGTPETEFAVAN; encoded by the coding sequence GTGCGCGACGTCATCATCATCGGCTCCGGCCCCGCCGGATTCACCGCGGCCATCTACGCCGCGCGCGCCGAACTGCGTCCCATGCTCGTCGCGAGCTCGGTGGAGGTCGGCGGCGAGCTGATGAACACCACCGAGGTCGAGAACTTCCCCGGCTTCCCCGAGGGCATCATGGGCCCGGAGCTGATGGGCAGGATGCAGGCGCAGGCGGAGCGCTTCGGCACCGAGGTCGTCTACGACGACGTCGTGAAGCTCGAGCTCGACGGCGACGTCAAGCGCGTCACGCTCGGCGGCGGCGAGGTGCACGAGGCCCGCACCGTGATCTACGCCACCGGCTCGGCGTACCGCAAGCTCGGCCTGCCCGAGGAGGATCGCCTCTCGGGGCACGGCCTGTCCTGGTGCGCGACCTGCGACGGCTTCTTCTTCAAGGAGAAGGCGATCGCCGTCGTCGGCGGCGGAGACTCGGCGATGGAGGAGGCGACCTTCCTCACGCGCTTCGCGTCGAAGGTCTACGTCATCCACCGCCGCGAGGAGCTCCGCGCGTCGAAGATCATGCAGCAGCGGGCGTTCGACGACCCGAAGATCGAGTTCGTCTGGAACGCCGAGATCGCCGCCATCCACGGCACCGACGCGGTCACCGGCGTCACGCTGCGCGACACGGTCACCGGCGACGAGCGCGGCCTCGACCTCGACGGCCTGTTCGTCGCGATCGGCAACGACCCGCGCGTGCACCTGGTGCACGGACAGCTCGACCTCACCACCGAGGGCACCGTCGCCGTCCAGGGTCGCTCGTCGAAGACGTCGCTGCCCGGCGTGTTCGCCGCGGGCGACGTGCTCGACCCGACCTACCGGCAGGCCGTCACGGCGGCGGGCTCCGGCACCGTCGCGGCCCTTGACGCCGAGCACTACCTCGCCGCCCTCGCCGACGCGGAGGCCGGCACCCCCGAGACGGAATTCGCCGTCGCGAACTGA
- the trxA gene encoding thioredoxin, with the protein MTARAVDQSTFEQEVLNNSKTVMVDFWAEWCGPCRAVSPILDQIATEHSDKLDIVKLNVDENPHLAMKYQITSIPAMKVFQEGEVVKTVIGAKPKPALEADLAAYLA; encoded by the coding sequence ATGACCGCACGCGCCGTCGACCAGTCGACCTTCGAGCAGGAGGTCCTCAACAACTCCAAGACCGTCATGGTCGACTTCTGGGCGGAGTGGTGCGGTCCGTGCCGCGCCGTCAGCCCCATCCTCGACCAGATCGCCACCGAGCACTCCGACAAGCTCGACATCGTCAAGCTCAACGTCGACGAGAACCCGCACCTGGCGATGAAGTACCAGATCACGTCCATCCCCGCGATGAAGGTCTTCCAGGAGGGCGAGGTCGTCAAGACCGTCATCGGCGCCAAGCCGAAGCCCGCCCTCGAGGCCGACCTCGCCGCCTACCTCGCGTAG